The proteins below are encoded in one region of Lactuca sativa cultivar Salinas chromosome 3, Lsat_Salinas_v11, whole genome shotgun sequence:
- the LOC111899589 gene encoding pectinesterase 2: MKMTKFSFLSTLSLFSCLFLLVVSPVAYAYSKSEISSWCRQTPHPQSCEYFLSSNQDSAPVKQKPDFLKALLKVTLERACKAESHTRELGTKCRNKLEKAAWEDCLELYENTVERINMTIDPRKPCSQYEMQTWLSTALTNLETCKAGFQDLGVGGYMLPLMNNNVSSLISNTLAMNKGGSPPNNVQKGFPTWVKPGDRKLLQSPTPASQANIVVAQDGSGNYKTIGEAIAAAGKRSGSGRYVIHIKAGTYKENIEIGTKLKNIMLLGDGIGKTIITGSKSVGGGATTFKSATVAVVGDGFIGRGITVRNTAGPQNHQAVALRSGSDLSVFYQCSFEGYQDTLYVHSDRQFYKECDIYGTVDFIFGNAAVVFQNCNIYARNPPNKTNTVTAQGRTDPNQNTGISIQNCRVMAASDLKGATGSVKTYLGRPWKQYSRTVFLKTFLDGLVDPAGWLPWSGSFALDTLYYGEYMNTGGGSSTAKRVNWKGYHVITSATEAAKFTVGNFIAGGSWLPATSVPFSSGL; this comes from the exons ATGAAGAtgactaagttttcatttttatcaACCCTATCGCTATTTTCATGTCTATTCCTTCTCGTTGTCTCTCCGGTTGCGTATGCTTACTCCAAGTCGGAGATCAGTTCATGGTGTCGCCAAACACCTCACCCACAATCGTGTGAGTATTTCTTGTCGAGTAATCAAGATTCTGCTCCAGTAAAGCAAAAACCTGATTTCCTCAAGGCGTTGTTAAAGGTCACGCTAGAACGAGCATGCAAGGCTGAGTCGCACACTCGTGAGCTTGGCACAAAATGTCGTAACAAGCTTGAAAAAGCTGCATGGGAAGATTGCCTCGAGCTTTACGAAAACACTGTCGAAAGAATCAACATGACTATTGATCCTCGGAAGCCATGTAGCCAATACGAGATGCAAACATGGCTTAGCACTGCCCTTACGAACCTCGAGACGTGTAAAGCTGGGTTCCAAGATCTAGGTGTTGGTGGCTACATGCTGCCATTGATGAACAACAATGTATCCTCTTTAATCAGCAATACGTTGGCAATGAACAAAGGAGGATCTCCACCCAATAATGTACAAAAAGGTTTCCCTACTTGGGTAAAGCCTGGTGATCGAAAGCTGTTACAATCTCCAACCCCGGCATCTCAGGCTAACATCGTGGTGGCGCAGGATGGTTCCGGCAACTATAAAACGATAGGAGAAGCCATAGCCGCCGCCGGAAAGAGGTCTGGTAGCGGGAGGTATGTGATCCACATTAAGGCAGGTACTTATAAGGAGAATATCGAAATCGGAACAAAACTGAAGAACATAATGCTACTAGGAGATGGTATTGGAAAAACCATCATCACCGGTAGCAAAAGCGTCGGCGGAGGAGCTACGACTTTCAAATCAGCAACAGTTG CTGTCGTTGGAGATGGATTCATTGGACGAGGTATTACTGTAAGAAACACCGCCGGACCACAAAACCACCAGGCGGTGGCGCTGCGTAGTGGTTCTGATCTCTCGGTGTTCTACCAGTGTAGCTTTGAAGGCTATCAAGACACGCTATATGTCCATTCTGATCGACAGTTCTATAAAGAATGCGACATATACGGGACAGTTGATTTCATTTTTGGCAACGCTGCTGTGGTGTTTCAAAACTGCAACATTTATGCACGTAACCCTCCTAACAAGACCAATACAGTGACAGCACAAGGAAGAACCGATCCAAATCAGAACACCGGAATCTCAATCCAGAACTGTCGAGTCATGGCTGCATCGGACTTGAAAGGTGCCACAGGCTCGGTTAAGACGTATCTTGGTAGGCCATGGAAACAATATTCGAGGACAGTTTTTCTGAAAACATTTCTCGATGGTTTAGTGGACCCTGCCGGCTGGTTGCCATGGAGCGGTAGTTTTGCGCTTGATACGTTGTATTATGGGGAGTATATGAACACCGGTGGTGGGTCATCCACGGCTAAAAGGGTTAATTGGAAGGGATACCATGTCATCACTAGTGCCACAGAGGCTGCAAAGTTCACCGTCGGAAACTTCATCGCCGGTGGATCGTGGTTGCCGGCAACCAGTGTACCGTTCTCTTCTGGCCTTTAA